The segment CTACACCGCACACCGCCTCGGGCAACCCCCACCGTCCTGGACCAAACGCATCAAAACCCTCAACGAGGCGTGGATACCGGCCGAGTCCTACCGGAGCATCAGGGAACCGATGAAACAACTCATCATGTCCGAAACACCAGCCGAACTCGCCGCCCTCAACGTCTTCATCCGCGAACGCAGCCTGGCCACCGCATGAACGGCGGAGAACTCACCGCGGCTCAAATCCGGGCACTCCTCCACGAACTCGGCCGACGCCTGCAAGCCCGAGATGTGCACGGTGACATCAAACTCGTCGGAGGCGCCGCGCTCATCCTCCAAGGAATCGGTAACCGCGCCACCGCCGACATCGATGCCAGGTAGGGTGCCATCCCCGCCGGGGACATTGTCATCACGGCCCTGTTGTACGGCGGAGTCGTTCCGGTCGTCGCCCAGTACGGAGACGCCCTCGCGTGCACCGTCATCGTCGACATCAGCAACCCCTTCAAACGCCACGTTCGACGGACTGTCCCACAGTGAGGAGACCTCGATCAGGCTGCGGTTCATCTCGCCATAGCCGACCAACTGACAGATGGCACGTCAACGTTGGTGGCTCAAGGAACGAGAACCTGCGCGTACTGCAGCACGGGACTCACGAACTGGGGTTGCCTGCTGCGGGTGCAAGGGTCTGCATCCGTTTCGCTGTTGACCGGAATACGGATGCGGCTTGCTGGCCGGCGGGGCTGAGCCTGCGGTTCGCGAGGTGGGCGAGGAGGATCCTCCGCGTCGGGGAACTGGCGAGCGGAACGGCGATGATGTCGGGGCGGAGGGCGCTCAGGGCGAGCTGCGGGGCAAGGGCGATGCCGATGCCCGCGGCGACCATGCCCTGCGTCTCTTGGTAGTCGTTGGCGGCGAAGGCGATGCGCGGTTCGAAGCCGGCATCGCGGCAGACCCGTCGGAGGACGTCGGCCACGGGGTGTTCGTCGCGGACGATCCACTCGTGGTCTCTCAGCGTGTCGATCCGCACGGAGCGACGCGCCGCGACAGGGTGGTCGCGCGGTACGAGCAGCATTGTGGGGTCATTCATGAGCCGGACGACGTTCAGGTCCTCGTCCTCGATGCGCTCCCAGGGGTAGTCCCACAGCAGGGTGAGCTCGATGTCTCTCCGCCGCAGCCGTTCGAGGAGGCCGTCGCGACGGGCGCTGACTACCGTGACGGCGACCTCCGGATGGCGCGCGCGGAAGGCGAGCACGACGTCAGGCATGAGGGAAGCCCCGACGGTGGGGAACGTCCCCATTCGCAGTTGGCCCCGCCGCAACCCGGCGAACTCGCCCATCTCGGCCCGGGCAGCCTCGATTGTCCTGTCGATGTCGTCCGCATATCGCACGAGCGCCTGACCTGCATCGGTGAGCACGACACCTCGTGGATGGCGGTCGATCAGGGCGACGCCTACTTCGTGTTCAAGCTTCGCGATCTGCTGGGAGACGGCTGAGGTCGTGAAGGAGAGAGCCGTCGCGGCGGACGTCAAGGAGCCGGAACGGCTTACCTCGCGGAGCAGATGGAGCCGGTGCAGGTCAAGGTCGGCCATGCATCGAGTTTAGCAAAAGTGAAGGGCAGTCGAGAATCCTGTGATTGTGCTGAACTCTCGGGGCGTGGATCGTAGAAGGGGCAGGCGCCGTGAGGCGCGACCACGACACGTGAAGGAAGAAGACCATGCAACTCCGCGGTCATTGGTACCGGGGCGGCACGAGCAAGTGCTGGCTCTTCGAGGCCGAAGACGTGGCACCTCACGCCGGGAGCCGCGAGGAGATCCGCAACCTGCTGGCCGATGCCTTCGGCGCAGCGGATGCCCGCCAGCTCGACGGCGTCGGCGGCGGCACCTCAACGACGTCCAAGGCTGCAGTTATCCGCGCCACTCCCGAGGGACCGGCGGACCTCGACTACCTCTTCGCCCAGGTCGGGATCGGCGACCCCACCGTGGAACTCGGTTCCAATTGCGGTAACTGCGCCACCGCGATCGCCCTGTACGCCGTCCAGGCAGGTATCGTTCCTCCCCAGACGGGAATAACGAGGGTCAGCATGCGCAACCTCAACACGGGAGCCGTGCTGAGCGGCACGATCGCCACCCCCGGCGGCCGCATCCCGACGTCGGGCCTGGCCAGTGTTCCGGGCAGCAGCGCGCTGGGCGTTCCCGTCAGCCTCTCGTTCCACGCCCCGTGGGGGCGGACCACGGGCGCGGTTCTGCCGACGGGGCGCGCGGCCGACAAAATCGCTGCTGACGGGCTTATTCTTACGGCGACCCTGGTTGACGCCGGGGCACCGGCGGTGCTGATTCCCGCTAACGAGGCAGGCATCGACCTGTCCTCGATGACCGGCAACCTGTCCGAGCACCTGCCCACGCTTGTGGCGGCCCGCTCCGCGGCAGGGCTGATGATGGGACTGAGGAAGCCCGAAGATCCTCCGCAGAACGCGGTGCCGAAGGTCGGCGTCGTGGCAGCGCCGGGCGACTACACCGCGGCCGACGGAACGAAGATCGCGGCGGATACCCACGATCTGCGGGTGCGGATGCTCTCGATGCTCGCACCCCACCCCGCCATCGGCCTTACCTCAGCCGTGGCAGTCTCCCTCGCCGCTGCCCTGCCCGGATCGGTAGTGGCCAAAGCGCTGCGCCCGGCAGATAGCGCTCACCAAGGGCGCCGGCTTCTGCGCATCGGAACGCCTGCCGGTGTCATCACCACCGAGGTCGTCGCCGACGACAACGGGTACGTCAGCGAGGTCGCCCTCCACAGGGCGGCCCGCCAACTCGCCGTCGCCGACATCGACGTCGCACAGCCTGTGCCACAGACGGCCTAGCACCTACAATCCGCCCCTGCCATCATGAATAGGGCACTCACCCAGGAAGTTGTTCAATGAAGATCAAATCCATCCTCGGACATTTGTACGTCCAGGTACTCATCGGCGTCGCGCTCGGCATCCTCGTCGGCGCCCTGTGGCCGGACCTCGGTTCCTCCCTCAAGCCGCTCGGCGACGGGTTCGTGAAGCTCGTGAAGTTCATGATCGCGCCGATCGTCTTTTGCACCATCGTCAGCGGCATCACCTCCCTGACCGACACCAAGAAGGTCGGTCCGACTCTGCTGCGTTCGCTGGGCCTGTTCTACGTGCTCACCTTGGTGGCCCTGGCCATCGGCTTGGGCGCGGTCATGCTTTTCCAGCCGGGCGCGGGCATGCACATCAACCCGGCCCACCTCGATACCTCGGTCGCCTCGAAGTACACAACCCAGCTGCCCAGCAGCAACCCTGCCGACTTTCTGCTGAGCATTATCCCCACCACCTTCGTCGGGGCCTTCGCCAACGGCGAAGTCCTGCCCGTGCTCGTCATCGCGCTTCTCTGCGGCTTCGCCTTTAGCAAGCTCGGCGCACCCGGGCAGCTGGCCCTGAACGTGGTCAACAGCTTCAACAAACTGCTGTTCGTCGTGTTCGGCTACCTCATGAAGGTCGCCCCCATCGGGGCGTTCGGCGCCATGGCGTTCACTGTCGGCAAGTACGGAGCCCACTCGATCGGCAACCTCGGGATGCTGATCCTCGCCTTCTACACCGCCTGCATCATCTTCGTGGTCCTCGCCCTCGGCATCCTCGCGAAGCTCGCCGGTTTCAGCCTCTGGCGGATCCTGCGCTACTTCCGCGACGAGTTCCTCATCGTCCTCGCCACGTCCTCAAGCGAACCCGTCCTTCCGCGCCTGCTCTCCAAGCTCGAGCGCCTCGGCTGCGACCGCGGCGTCGTCGGCCTCGTGGTCCCGACCGGCTACTCCTTCAACCTCACGGGCACCGCGGTCTATCTCACGCTCGCTTCGATGTTCATCGCCCAGGCCTGCGACATCCACCTGAGCTGGGACCAGATCCTCCTCATGCTCGGAATGATGCTCCTCACCTCAAAGGGTGCAGCGGGCGTGACAGGCAGCGGCTTCGTCGCCCTCGTCGCGACCCTGACGATCATGCCCACGCTTCCCGTTGCCGGCGTAGCCCTCATCGTCGGCATCGACCGCTTCATGAGCGAAGCCCGCGCCCTCACCAGCACCGTCGCCAACATCGTCTCGTGCGTCGCCATAGCCAAGTGGCAGCACGCGCTCGACACCGAC is part of the Arthrobacter ramosus genome and harbors:
- the dctA gene encoding C4-dicarboxylate transporter DctA; this translates as MKIKSILGHLYVQVLIGVALGILVGALWPDLGSSLKPLGDGFVKLVKFMIAPIVFCTIVSGITSLTDTKKVGPTLLRSLGLFYVLTLVALAIGLGAVMLFQPGAGMHINPAHLDTSVASKYTTQLPSSNPADFLLSIIPTTFVGAFANGEVLPVLVIALLCGFAFSKLGAPGQLALNVVNSFNKLLFVVFGYLMKVAPIGAFGAMAFTVGKYGAHSIGNLGMLILAFYTACIIFVVLALGILAKLAGFSLWRILRYFRDEFLIVLATSSSEPVLPRLLSKLERLGCDRGVVGLVVPTGYSFNLTGTAVYLTLASMFIAQACDIHLSWDQILLMLGMMLLTSKGAAGVTGSGFVALVATLTIMPTLPVAGVALIVGIDRFMSEARALTSTVANIVSCVAIAKWQHALDTDKLQSELKAGFVQTEAEKLQLTEPALAR
- a CDS encoding LysR family transcriptional regulator — protein: MADLDLHRLHLLREVSRSGSLTSAATALSFTTSAVSQQIAKLEHEVGVALIDRHPRGVVLTDAGQALVRYADDIDRTIEAARAEMGEFAGLRRGQLRMGTFPTVGASLMPDVVLAFRARHPEVAVTVVSARRDGLLERLRRRDIELTLLWDYPWERIEDEDLNVVRLMNDPTMLLVPRDHPVAARRSVRIDTLRDHEWIVRDEHPVADVLRRVCRDAGFEPRIAFAANDYQETQGMVAAGIGIALAPQLALSALRPDIIAVPLASSPTRRILLAHLANRRLSPAGQQAASVFRSTAKRMQTLAPAAGNPSS
- a CDS encoding PrpF domain-containing protein — translated: MQLRGHWYRGGTSKCWLFEAEDVAPHAGSREEIRNLLADAFGAADARQLDGVGGGTSTTSKAAVIRATPEGPADLDYLFAQVGIGDPTVELGSNCGNCATAIALYAVQAGIVPPQTGITRVSMRNLNTGAVLSGTIATPGGRIPTSGLASVPGSSALGVPVSLSFHAPWGRTTGAVLPTGRAADKIAADGLILTATLVDAGAPAVLIPANEAGIDLSSMTGNLSEHLPTLVAARSAAGLMMGLRKPEDPPQNAVPKVGVVAAPGDYTAADGTKIAADTHDLRVRMLSMLAPHPAIGLTSAVAVSLAAALPGSVVAKALRPADSAHQGRRLLRIGTPAGVITTEVVADDNGYVSEVALHRAARQLAVADIDVAQPVPQTA
- a CDS encoding DUF6036 family nucleotidyltransferase — encoded protein: MNGGELTAAQIRALLHELGRRLQARDVHGDIKLVGGAALILQGIGNRATADIDAR